The proteins below are encoded in one region of Limnohabitans sp. 63ED37-2:
- a CDS encoding type II toxin-antitoxin system HicA family toxin, producing MNTALKLQQAMRRNPANDWRMDDLLALAKRHGLSVRSTGGSHHVFVHSQLTDTLSVPARRPIKAIYIKHFLLLLDALQEQSYGQED from the coding sequence ATGAATACGGCTTTGAAGCTACAGCAAGCCATGCGCCGCAATCCGGCAAATGACTGGCGCATGGATGACTTGTTGGCATTGGCCAAACGCCATGGGTTGAGCGTACGAAGCACGGGTGGTAGTCATCATGTGTTTGTCCATTCGCAATTAACCGATACGTTGTCAGTGCCCGCAAGGCGACCCATCAAAGCCATTTACATCAAGCATTTTTTGCTGTTGTTGGATGCACTTCAGGAGCAGTCGTATGGTCAAGAAGATTAA
- a CDS encoding GIY-YIG nuclease family protein, with translation MASQRNGTLYVGVTNNLVRRVHEHREKLVKGFTAEHGVTHLVWFDQTDSIEEAIAHEKRLKRWRREWKLALIEKSNPQWLDLYDGIL, from the coding sequence TTGGCCAGCCAGCGCAATGGAACGCTTTATGTGGGCGTGACGAACAATTTGGTTCGGCGTGTCCACGAGCACCGCGAGAAGTTGGTGAAGGGCTTCACGGCTGAGCATGGTGTGACTCATTTGGTGTGGTTTGATCAAACGGACAGCATCGAAGAAGCGATTGCCCATGAAAAACGCCTCAAACGTTGGCGGCGTGAGTGGAAGTTGGCCTTGATCGAAAAAAGTAATCCGCAGTGGCTTGATTTGTACGATGGAATTTTGTGA
- a CDS encoding type II toxin-antitoxin system HicB family antitoxin, with product MVKKIKKVVPPFPFEAYSHVLSPIAAEDGGGFMFTMPDIPGVVADGETMDQAMSDGREAFEATVSTLLDLGREVPHPTLRSEDFTPIAASGKFVSRVPRSMHVQLVARAKREGVSLNTLVLTLIAEGLGRGSAHAV from the coding sequence ATGGTCAAGAAGATTAAAAAGGTGGTGCCACCGTTTCCGTTTGAGGCCTACAGCCATGTGCTGAGCCCTATCGCCGCTGAAGATGGCGGTGGCTTCATGTTCACGATGCCTGATATCCCAGGTGTTGTGGCCGATGGCGAAACGATGGACCAGGCCATGAGCGATGGTCGCGAGGCTTTTGAGGCCACTGTCAGCACCTTGTTGGACTTGGGCCGTGAGGTGCCGCACCCCACTTTGCGGAGCGAAGATTTCACGCCCATTGCTGCATCGGGCAAGTTTGTTTCGCGTGTGCCCCGTTCAATGCATGTGCAGTTGGTGGCAAGAGCCAAGCGCGAAGGCGTTTCGCTCAATACATTGGTGCTGACCTTGATTGCAGAAGGCTTGGGCAGAGGCAGCGCACACGCTGTGTGA